In Hevea brasiliensis isolate MT/VB/25A 57/8 chromosome 13, ASM3005281v1, whole genome shotgun sequence, a single genomic region encodes these proteins:
- the LOC131172042 gene encoding uncharacterized protein LOC131172042, whose amino-acid sequence MKMYDDERWASEQRKQFKKDGQDSILESESDELLTNPSFCKVDSEILNSLSICNSGIDFGSVTGLTDNFSSACLADSFSSAFFRRSFRAAMNSDRLSSGSCCAVPVSKPSQITKPAQQEPEDNRSEFIAALKDLLKKAEEKLSAKQAEEKLSVNPVTVKNKTPLTKNSKQQVLKEQKPQKTFALQNKPLPKSIPELQMESEFKISESTKSLQKEEIVIQNLSTNSSTSSSNSNQESEENIPLQKDGLVNNSSDSDSKIESEENAKNVHMLLKSQELILDVLKHEENPENQKKLQNPPVQCLQREIKITKNELKQLKEKKAQDSKAIHLLFSKPQEESEKNKKNRADLNCIKEGIVPKKFHKKITEKLSAANNSKWLLAIRRKPP is encoded by the exons ATTCAATTTTAGAATCTGAATCGGATGAATTATTAACTAATCCATCTTTTTGTAAAG TGGATTCAGAGATTTTGAATTCACTTTCCATTTGTAATTCTGGGATTGATTTTGGAAGCG TAACAGGATTAACAGACAATTTTTCTTCTGCTTGTTTAGCAGACAgtttttcttctgctttctttagaagatcttttAGAGCTGCAATGAACTCAGATCGATTATCTTCTGGCTCCTGTTGTGCAG ttccagtttcaaaaccttctcaAATTACAAAACCTGCACAACAGGAGCCAGAAGATAATCGATCTGAGTTCATTGCAGCTCTaaaagatcttctaaagaaagcagaagaaaaacTGTCTGCTAAACAAGCAGAAGAAAAATTGTCTGTTAATCCTGTTACTGTTAAGAATAAAACTCCTCTTACAAAGAATTCAAAACAACAGGTTTTAAAGGAACAAAAACCCCAAAAAACCTTTGCATTACAAAACAAACCGCTTCCAAAATCAATCCCAGAATTACAAATGGAAAGTGAATTCAAAATCTCTGAATCCACTAAATCATTACAAAAAGAAGAAATagtcattcaaaatttgagtactAATTCTTCAACTTCCTCTTCAAACTCCAACCAGGAGTCCGAAGAAAACATACCTTTACAAAAAGATGGATTAGTTAATAATTCATCCGATTCAGATTCTAAAATTGAATctgaagaaaatgcaaaaaatgtTCACATGCTTTTAAAAAGTCAAGAATTAATCTTAGATGTTTTAAAGCATGAAGAAAATCCTGAAAATCAGAAAAAACTACAAAACCCTCCAGTCCAATGCctccaaagagaaataaaaatcactaagaaTGAGCTTAAACAGCTTAAGGAGAAAAAGGCACAGGACTCAAAAGCAATCCATCTTTTGTTTTCAAAACCCCAGGAAGAatctgagaaaaataaaaaaaata gagCAGATTTGAACTGTATTAAAGAAGGAATTGTTCCAAAGAAATTTCACAAAAAAATCACAGAAAAACTTTCAGCTGCAAATAATTCAAAATGGCTATTAGCTATAAGACGTAAGCCTCCATAG